AACCCTCATCCCaacattgaaataaaaaaatttccctTTCTAGAGATGTAAAAAAACCGAAACGGTTCGCGAGTTTTTTCGagctaattaaaaaatatttgattcgtattcGAGAGAAACTCAACATGTTCGAACTCTTCAAGCCTAAATTATAGAGTTCGATAATTCACAAGTCTTGATATTTTATTAgtgtttaataaatataaattaaataaaaagattttGAGCTTTTCGAGTATTTGTTTTCTAGAAATAGTTCGAATAGCTCGTGAAAATATTCGAACTTTTCGAACCGAACTCGAACATGAGCCCTGATTCGAATTGAACttaaacaaaaatttttaaattttcgagcttTGAATCGAGCTTCAACTCAAATATATCTATTTCATACTGAATTCGAACATCGAGTTTTTCATCATATTCAAATCAAATTGATTCGTTTAGCACCCTGATTCACTATCCTTCCCGCCATTCCTCATTattacttaaataaataaattagatcaatttatattaataattaattaattaatggatTTGGTTTTGTATATCGAGTTTTTCTTAAAGCGAGTGGTCCATTACAATGGACCCACAACACAACCAAGAGCCGGCCTCGCCGACGCAGTCCTATAAAAGGGCTCCGCTTTAAACTTCAATACCTCCAGAGCGAACCAGAATCCCCACTTTTTCACTCTCGACTTAACCGTTTCCCGAAAACCCTAATctttgattttgttttgtataatttttcagTTTCTCTTTGTCGTTCGAATCGATTGCCTCAATTTGTTGTGGGGGGAAAGTTTTGATTACCTTTTTACTGGACGAATGAAGGGGAAATAAATAATCACGTGCAAGCTCCTCTTTCTGTCCATTATTCTTGAGGTACAGATAACTCATTTGTTATCAGGCGCGCAGATATTCTATGTGACCCATTCCCTATTGTattacttttaaaaatttattctgGTGATCTTTTTCGTTTCTATAGGTCAGCATATTCATCTGGTTAAACTATTAGCACACTATTTCTTTTATTTAGAAGCAAGGATAGGCCATAGCTAGTTGTTGACTATATTGGATTGGGTCCTTTTTGTGCGCAAGAATATGTGTGCGGTTGTCTGTTATGTCTGTAAATTCATACTTATTTTTGGGTCATACAAATGAAACTGATGGGttgttgaaaaaatttaaagGGTAGGCCTTCTAGTTTCTTGCATGAGCTGAGTGGTGACTATTGCTTGTGTGTAAAGCAATATGCGTGGATGTTTTGTGAAGCTGAAATGGTTGGTGTGTGCAGCTGTTTtgctatattaattttttggtatTCAGTTGGATAATTTAGACCTGAAATTAGGGGTACTGGtcgatattttttttcatgaatagcTTATTATCTCATGACTTTGAccatatattgtaaaatatctTCTCTTCTGACGTAATGTAGGTTGTTGATACAAAATTTCTAGGGgcaaaaatatggaaaaagaTGGGTATGACTTGAAGTCACCACTACTACAGCATCCCAATGATTTGGCTATCACCATTGTATCCCCTAACAAGAACATTGATAAAAGACTTAGGACTGTTGTCTTCAGAGTAAGGGGTGTAACATGCTCCTCTTGTGTTGCGTCAATAGAAACAGCAGTTGAAAGGCTGGCTGGTGTGGAAAATGTGGCAGTGTCTGTGCTTCAAGGTCAAGCTGTGGTAAAGTACTTGCCAGATACCGTCAGTGTGAGTCAAATTAAAATTCCTTATCCTTAATAGTTAAACGTGTGACATTTTTTGGTTTGATTTATGATTAGCAATCAACTGCCGGTATGCACATCCATAAATATTCATCTTAGAGCCCTTTTTCTAACCAAAAATTAGATCAATCTGTTGTCCATGGTATCTTGGGCTGGGGGCATCTGGAGCATTTTGGAGTTTAGCATCATTATACTTTGCATTATGATGATACATCGAAGCTGCTTTATATTTTCCTATTCTCATGATTTTTAATGACAAACTGTGAAGCTTTTTAGTTAatgaaaaattatcaaatacGATGCTCAATTGGAACAACCAATATCTATTTGCTTTAAAGATATTATCTTTCAGGCAAAAGAGATTAAAGAAGCAGTGGAAGACACAGGTTTTGAAGTTGAGGAGTTTCCATATCAAGAAATCGCCATCTGCCGGCTGGGAATTAAGGGAAAGGCATGCACGAGCTGTTCAGAGTCTACAGAACGTGCTTTGCTGATGTTGGATGGAGTAAAAAAAGCAGTGGTTGGTTTAGCTATTGGAGAAGCAAAAATCCATTTTGATCCAAATGTAACAAACACTGATCGAATCATTGAAGCAGTAGAGGATGCCGGCTTTGTATGCAATCTCATAAGCTCTGGTAGTGACTCGAATAAATTGTATTTGAAACTAGAAGGAACCACAACTTCAGATGATTTTAATATCATTCAAAGCTCACTGGAGTCTTTGGTAGGCGTAAATAATGTTGAGATAGATATGGAAGAGCATAAAGCAACTATAACTTATGAACCAAACATCGTCGGTCCAAGATCTCTAGTACAGTGCATTGAAGAAGCTGGCCATGGACTTAAGACTTACCATGCAACATTGTATACCCCATCAAGGGGAAACGAGACGGAGAGACAGCATGAAATCCTAACATATAGAAATCAATTTTTATGGAGTTGTCTATTTTCCGTTCCGGTGTTTGTTTTCTCTATGGTACTCCCAATGCTTCCTCCATATGGAAATTGGCTACAGTACAAGGTCATTAATATGCTTGATATTGGAATGATTTTAAGATGGATACTTTGCACTCCAGTACAGTTCATCATTGGCAAAAGGTATTTGTTTAATTGTTCTCTTAAAAACTTATTTACCAAGTTTTGCATTATTGTGGCTGTCAGTGTCCGGGATTGTCCTAGAAACTGCAATACATGCTTGTTTTAACTTTTACTATTTTTGCCAGGTTCTATACCGGATCATATCATGCTCTGAAACGTAAATCTGCAAATATGGACGTACTGGTTGCTTTGGGTACTAATGCTGCTTACTTCTATTCAATATACATTATGATAAAAGCCTTGACTTCAGCTTCATTTGAGGGAAATGATTTTTTCGAGACTAGTTCCATGTTGATATCTTTCATTCTTCTGGGGAAATACTTGGAAGTTATGGCAAAGGGAAAGATGTCAGATGCTTTAGCTAAGCTAACAGATCTAGCTCCTGACACGGCTTATCTTGTAACTTTGGATGCTGATGGAATTGTTATTTCAGAAATTGAAATGAACACGCAACTTATACAAAAGAATGACATGCTCAAAATTGTTCCTGGTGCGAAAGTTCCTGTTGATGGTCTTGTTATTGACGGTCAGAGTCACGTAAATGAAAGCATGGTTACAGGAGAAGCTGTGCCAGTTGCTAAAAAGCCAGGTGATAAGGTTCGACAAAACAGTTCATGCTTAACTCTGTGTTTCTTTACACTTTATCTAAGTTGTGATTGTTGTGACGGCTACCTGCTTCTCCTCAATTGATAGAAATTTAACCTCTGTATTTTAACGCGCAATAGTTCATTAACAGGTGATTGGTGGGACAGTGAATGAAAATGGGTGTGTAATTATCCAGGCAACTCATATCGGTTCAGACACAGCGCTTTCACAAATAGTCCAACTGGTTGAAGCTGCTCAGCTTGCCAAAGCACCTGTTCAGAAGTTGGCTGACCAAATTTCAAAGTTTTTTGTTCCTACTGTAAGTTTCGTTCGTTGTTCTTTTAAGTTTTTCTATTAGATGTGTTTGCCAAGCAAACTTGTAAATCTTTTATTGAATGAACAATGTGGAGTTTTGATTGATAGCTTTTTATACTTTATGGTAGTAGCAACCTTTTGACTCCTGGAGTTTTCTTCTCATTTACACGACTGTCTAGTTTCACACAATAccagttttttgtttttattatgtGTGAGATGAAGAAATGAGAGGATATTTAGAATAGGGTTGTCCTCTCCATGGAAGAGATATACTGTACAAACAGAAAATTCATGGGCTTACAAATATCAAGCCTAAAGCTAACAGCCCATaacacaaaataaatttatttttaacaaaaatattctcCAATAGAAATTAAGTACAATTTAAAAGTTTACTTTCATACCAACGCTCTATTGGCATAGCATATTTTATTATACCTGTCTTCATAAGCATATGAAGAACAAACTCGTACCCTTATGTGGAGCTGAAAGTGATTTTACATTTAAGTGGTATTGTCATTCTACCATGGTGGAGTTCTATTAGATGAAGACTTGATTGTGCCATTGTTACCTATTTCACTACAGTTAATCAATGCTAAGAGCTGGTTTCACATTTTGTTTCAACATGATCTTTTAATTACTGTGGTAGATagaaagcaaaattttgactttttcccctgaaataaaagaatattgTTGATTACAAATGTGTGGCAACGTAGTTTTGGTCTTGGTTACTGGTTAACATATCATATGAACTCATAGATGCTTATTCAGGGTAGTAGCGCTGCCTGAAAGTTCCAAAATTCAAACATGATCCCATATGATATCAAATAACCTTGATATTATTTCTCCACACTAGGTTGTTCTAGCAGCTTTTGTGACGTGGATGGGATGGTTTATCCCTGGAGAAAGTGGGATTTATCCTAGAATTTGGATACCCACTGCTATGGATGCTTTTGAATTTGCTCTGCAATTTGGTATTTCTGTGTTGGTGGTTGCATGCCCTTGTGCCCTAGGATTAGCAACTCCTACTGCTGTTATGGTTGCAACTGGAAAAGGTGCTTCGCAGGGTGTGCTAATTAAAGGTGGTAATGCCCTTGAAAATGCACACAAGGTAAAATGTCAACTAATTTTTGGACCAGCCTATTTCACATATTCATCACACTCGAGAATCGCTATCTTTCATGATCTATATATAATCATGTTGAACAGTTCCACAACACCTATTGggtatttcttaattaaaaataaggaatataaaacattgtcttttcACTTTACCTAAATGGGTGGACGTAACAAGGTGTACTGTTGATTCCCTTGGTCTTATGGATCAATTGACTTTTCTTGATAATATTTGCTGCCATTGGTTCTGCGAAATAGTTATCTTTCTGTtcacttaaatttttaaaagattactACTTGCTGTCTCCAAAAGTTAAATCCTTGattgattcatgtttttcaTATTAGCATCTCTACTTTGTGTAACTGCCCCATATATGTTTTTCATATATGAGAAATATTTTCGACTTTATCTGCTTCAAATTTTTGCAAGCATGGAAAAGAAACACATTATTCAATGACTATGCGTGTGAATCTCGCCAGGAATCACATTTACTGCCATATTGTTTTGTTGAATGAACTCATCACCTTGGAATCAGTCTGCTACAATATATTTTAACTTCTATCTTTCAGGTGAAAACTGTTGTTTTTGACAAAACTGGAACACTAACAATTGGAAAACCAGCAGTAGTTAGTTCGGTGCTCTTCTCTGAAATTTCATTGGAAGATTTTTGCGATGTGACGATTGCTGCAGAGGTGAGTTACGTTCCCTTTATACGTCTGTGTGGttatttcggagtttgacattCAAATTGTATTCAAACTAAGCTACGGGCTAGGGCACATACAATAATTGCAATTTTCCAtgatcaaaatatattattagttCAAACTGATTGCACTATTGCAGTACAAGCAACAACTGTTCATTTGGTTGGAATGCATGATATAGTTAAGAATATAAGTTTAGaggattatttaaaaatttctctCTGCTGACTACGTGCTTTCAAATATGTCAGATATAGCAAATTCTGACTTGTATATTCCAATCTCTTTCAGGCAAATAGTGAGCACCCATTGGCCAAAGCAGTTGTGGATCATGCTAAAAAACTATCTCAGAAGTTTGGGCACCTGAATGAACATATTATTGAAGCGAAAGGCTTTGAGGTGCATCCTGGTGCTGGAGTGAGCGTAAAAAATGGAGAGAGAACAATATTGGTTGGAAACAAGAGGCTTATGCACCTTTTCAATGTAACACTTACCTCTGAGGTCGATAAATACATTTCCGAGAACGAGCAGCTGGCTCGTACTTGTGTGCTTGTCGCCGTTGATGGAAGAGCTGCGGGAGCTTATGCAGTAACTGACCCAGTAAAGCCAGAGGCAGCTGTTGTCATAGCTTATCTTCACTCAATGAGTATCT
This window of the Primulina huaijiensis isolate GDHJ02 chromosome 3, ASM1229523v2, whole genome shotgun sequence genome carries:
- the LOC140973466 gene encoding copper-transporting ATPase HMA4-like isoform X3; its protein translation is MQKLYVRGKNMEKDGYDLKSPLLQHPNDLAITIVSPNKNIDKRLRTVVFRVRGVTCSSCVASIETAVERLAGVENVAVSVLQGQAVVKYLPDTVSAKEIKEAVEDTGFEVEEFPYQEIAICRLGIKGKACTSCSESTERALLMLDGVKKAVVGLAIGEAKIHFDPNVTNTDRIIEAVEDAGFVCNLISSGSDSNKLYLKLEGTTTSDDFNIIQSSLESLVGVNNVEIDMEEHKATITYEPNIVGPRSLVQCIEEAGHGLKTYHATLYTPSRGNETERQHEILTYRNQFLWSCLFSVPVFVFSMVLPMLPPYGNWLQYKVINMLDIGMILRWILCTPVQFIIGKRFYTGSYHALKRKSANMDVLVALGTNAAYFYSIYIMIKALTSASFEGNDFFETSSMLISFILLGKYLEVMAKGKMSDALAKLTDLAPDTAYLVTLDADGIVISEIEMNTQLIQKNDMLKIVPGAKVPVDGLVIDGQSHVNESMVTGEAVPVAKKPGDKVIGGTVNENGCVIIQATHIGSDTALSQIVQLVEAAQLAKAPVQKLADQISKFFVPTVVLAAFVTWMGWFIPGESGIYPRIWIPTAMDAFEFALQFGISVLVVACPCALGLATPTAVMVATGKGASQGVLIKGGNALENAHKVKTVVFDKTGTLTIGKPAVVSSVLFSEISLEDFCDVTIAAEANSEHPLAKAVVDHAKKLSQKFGHLNEHIIEAKGFEVHPGAGVSVKNGERTILVGNKRLMHLFNVTLTSEVDKYISENEQLARTCVLVAVDGRAAGAYAVTDPVKPEAAVVIAYLHSMSISSVMVTGDNWATASAIAREVGIQNVFAETDPLGKADKIKELQVLI
- the LOC140973466 gene encoding copper-transporting ATPase HMA4-like isoform X1 — its product is MQKLYVRGKNMEKDGYDLKSPLLQHPNDLAITIVSPNKNIDKRLRTVVFRVRGVTCSSCVASIETAVERLAGVENVAVSVLQGQAVVKYLPDTVSAKEIKEAVEDTGFEVEEFPYQEIAICRLGIKGKACTSCSESTERALLMLDGVKKAVVGLAIGEAKIHFDPNVTNTDRIIEAVEDAGFVCNLISSGSDSNKLYLKLEGTTTSDDFNIIQSSLESLVGVNNVEIDMEEHKATITYEPNIVGPRSLVQCIEEAGHGLKTYHATLYTPSRGNETERQHEILTYRNQFLWSCLFSVPVFVFSMVLPMLPPYGNWLQYKVINMLDIGMILRWILCTPVQFIIGKRFYTGSYHALKRKSANMDVLVALGTNAAYFYSIYIMIKALTSASFEGNDFFETSSMLISFILLGKYLEVMAKGKMSDALAKLTDLAPDTAYLVTLDADGIVISEIEMNTQLIQKNDMLKIVPGAKVPVDGLVIDGQSHVNESMVTGEAVPVAKKPGDKVIGGTVNENGCVIIQATHIGSDTALSQIVQLVEAAQLAKAPVQKLADQISKFFVPTVVLAAFVTWMGWFIPGESGIYPRIWIPTAMDAFEFALQFGISVLVVACPCALGLATPTAVMVATGKGASQGVLIKGGNALENAHKVKTVVFDKTGTLTIGKPAVVSSVLFSEISLEDFCDVTIAAEANSEHPLAKAVVDHAKKLSQKFGHLNEHIIEAKGFEVHPGAGVSVKNGERTILVGNKRLMHLFNVTLTSEVDKYISENEQLARTCVLVAVDGRAAGAYAVTDPVKPEAAVVIAYLHSMSISSVMVTGDNWATASAIAREVGIQNVFAETDPLGKADKIKELQLRGVTVAMVGDGINDSPALAAADVGMAIGAGTDIAIEAADVVLMKSNLEDVVTAIDLSRKTMSRIQINYVWALGYNILGMPIAAGILYPFTGIRLPPWLAGACMAASSVSVVCSSLLLQYYKKPLHVKAA
- the LOC140973466 gene encoding copper-transporting ATPase HMA4-like isoform X2, giving the protein MEKDGYDLKSPLLQHPNDLAITIVSPNKNIDKRLRTVVFRVRGVTCSSCVASIETAVERLAGVENVAVSVLQGQAVVKYLPDTVSAKEIKEAVEDTGFEVEEFPYQEIAICRLGIKGKACTSCSESTERALLMLDGVKKAVVGLAIGEAKIHFDPNVTNTDRIIEAVEDAGFVCNLISSGSDSNKLYLKLEGTTTSDDFNIIQSSLESLVGVNNVEIDMEEHKATITYEPNIVGPRSLVQCIEEAGHGLKTYHATLYTPSRGNETERQHEILTYRNQFLWSCLFSVPVFVFSMVLPMLPPYGNWLQYKVINMLDIGMILRWILCTPVQFIIGKRFYTGSYHALKRKSANMDVLVALGTNAAYFYSIYIMIKALTSASFEGNDFFETSSMLISFILLGKYLEVMAKGKMSDALAKLTDLAPDTAYLVTLDADGIVISEIEMNTQLIQKNDMLKIVPGAKVPVDGLVIDGQSHVNESMVTGEAVPVAKKPGDKVIGGTVNENGCVIIQATHIGSDTALSQIVQLVEAAQLAKAPVQKLADQISKFFVPTVVLAAFVTWMGWFIPGESGIYPRIWIPTAMDAFEFALQFGISVLVVACPCALGLATPTAVMVATGKGASQGVLIKGGNALENAHKVKTVVFDKTGTLTIGKPAVVSSVLFSEISLEDFCDVTIAAEANSEHPLAKAVVDHAKKLSQKFGHLNEHIIEAKGFEVHPGAGVSVKNGERTILVGNKRLMHLFNVTLTSEVDKYISENEQLARTCVLVAVDGRAAGAYAVTDPVKPEAAVVIAYLHSMSISSVMVTGDNWATASAIAREVGIQNVFAETDPLGKADKIKELQLRGVTVAMVGDGINDSPALAAADVGMAIGAGTDIAIEAADVVLMKSNLEDVVTAIDLSRKTMSRIQINYVWALGYNILGMPIAAGILYPFTGIRLPPWLAGACMAASSVSVVCSSLLLQYYKKPLHVKAA